GCCCAGCTGgtaatcctttaaaaaaaaaacaggtcctAATAAAGGAATTTGGAAATTTTTATTGTCACGTGGAATTTAACTACTTTCAGGAGACTCAAAATTGATGATTGTGTAATTTTGTCATGGTAGGCATTGTTCTTGTGCTGGAGCAAATGATGCATCATCTCCATAACCTCACAACTGAGGTTTACCAACAGATGTGAATTGAGTGGTGTccttattgtattgtattgtaatacaatacaatgtatgtgtgtgtgtgtcttataaACATAGTGGTAAAAGCAGTCTGCGTCAACTCTGCTTCTGTTGGGTCTCATCTAACAGACGTGACGCTCCACAGGCTCCATCTTCCCACTTACAGCTCAGCTGAGCACAGAGCTGGTGCGTCGTCAGAGGGGAAAACTTCCGTCAGGTTACATTCCCTGATGTCATCTAAGCATCAGGAAGGAAGCGTTTAATGTGTTGTTGAGGTCCTGGGCATCAAATATTAACTAGAGTCCCGTGCtttccacaggactgcaatctatttgtggcacgGCTATGTGTGGAGGTGTTGAAATGACTTAATCATCAAATTTGAATAATTTATACATGGCATCGCTGCCTGTGAGTGCTTTTAGTTAGGGGAGCGGAGCGACTCACAGCACCACTCactgctcgttgagaagagtAGTACATACTTTCATGCCAGGCGAAATATAGCCACAAAGTCCCCAAGTTGTCAAGTTGATCCCTCCTGCTTCATCTTAATCTCTAGTGGACCAGGTGCATTACAATTTGCTTCTCAGCGAGGACGTCATGGCGTCAAATCCATGACTGTATTGGGAAACAATACGGTCTGTAGTATACATATTCTCATAGTGACCACATTTAAAAGCATGACTACATAAACACATGAATGCCATATTCTTCAGTTGGCATTTTATACCTCATATAGTATGTCCTGCTTgggtaaaaaaaagtttgattttTCAAGATATTTCATTACCAGCATGTTTTGTCTTCTAAAGCACCTGCTTCCTAATGGGACCGTTAAAGCAACTGAAGCGCATGTTTGAGCCAACAAGACTTATAGCTACCATCGTTATGTTGGTAAGAATATTATCACTGATTGaattaacttttattttatgttttttgtctgtttgttgtttttagtttgtttcttaccaccgtattttccggactgtaagtcacactttttttcataggttggctgttcctgcgacttagactccagagcgacttataaatgaaaaaactgtttatgttacataaacactggacaccttttcttttcatgtttattttttgtgtagctgaataaccattgtcttagcatatcttatacctattcaacctgttctctattcttttattgttagaacttgccttccaagaggacttaatgtctgttttggtcaagtggtttgaaaaataaattacccgcaaaaaatgtgacttacgTATatgccagtgcgacttatgtatttttttgtctacccaattatgcattttggccttgtgcaacttatactccggagtgacttatagtccagaaaatacagtaaatgctgTAGAGACATGCATCCTTACAGGGTTAGACTTTAGTTCAGATACGTTTTTACTTAACCAATAGACTGTTCTGTCgctaaaacaaacattttctaaGAACCACTATAGATGTTGTCATGTTAACACTATTGCTGCTTACTTTGCAAACATATGAAAAGATAACATCTTCCCTTCCTCACAGCTCTGCCTCATTTTAACACTGTGTGCAGTGTTTTGGGTAAGCTGATAAGATAAACATtctggatgtttgtttttttattttgagtcttaacaatgattaaaatatttttttttacagtggaaACGAAATGGACTGGCCATCATTTTTTGTATTCTTCAGTTTCTGGCAATGACATGGTAAGTGTGGCTGCACTGAAAGTAAGTCGAATATCATGAAGCCATTTATCTGAGAAGGAACTCTGATCTTTGGCTCTTGTAAAGAGAAATGTGAGTTAATTTATTGCTATGTTGTGCTTTTTACACTGATGTTGTGGATAGATTTTTACATTGTCAGTATACTTAAAAATCTGCTCCAATTTGATCTTAACCCAAAATAGTGTGCAACACGGCAGTGACAATAAAACTTTTACTTGGATGTCAATGCTGGAGTTATTGTTTAACATCTTGCCTGGTCAGTTGCCAGGTAGGTCAGTGTGTCACACATTTCACATCAACAGTCAGTTGGGGTCTGTATAGCTTCAATTGCTTCATTTACTTTTTACACtcaagaaatgtttttttatgttaccTTTCGTATACCTATAGCCAGGGCTCCAGACTACTTCTTTATgagctatatacgtatatggaaACGCTTTCGGGTCAAAATGGTATTTTATCACTTCAACCTCTCATTCACATGGGAACTGCAttctgggtgccctgaaacGGTATTAAAAAAAGGCTTCCATAGTGGGGAAAATATGAAAAGGCATTTCCATGTAGACAAGCAATTCGCTGCTGTTTTAAAACGACAACAGCAACCCGTCATGTGAAGAGAAGTGAGCTTTGATGACAAGCCAATATAATATCCGAATATTTCGAGTGTCATGACTAACCACAGTCAGCATTCTTGTATTTTCTTGTCTTATACTCCCAAAATAATGAACATATAATTCCACTGGTCACATTTCCCCTCATTTTATGAATAGTGTGATAGAGTGATTTGAGCTGTGAAGCAGTAAAAGACATTACAAAACATTACataaagaaataaatgcttGAGGTTTTCTCATACCTACTCTTGTTCTCTGTAATATCACTTGATCAAGTGTTTTCTAACGTTCCTAAcgtaattttttaatgtaatttttctatgtaatttttctaacgTAATGTACGATTTGTGTTGCTGTCTAATCAATAACATTATTGGACAATATTCCAGGCTGCGATGTATTAGAAGTGAAAAGGTATAGGATTATACATCGGATTGGGACACCCTTACACAAAAGGGTAACGGTGGCTAGAAATCCCTTTTTGAAATTTTAACTCGGCATACAGAGTTATGTATAAGGGTCATCCTTTGACTACCAGGGGGTCACGGAGGTTAAGGTCCAGCATAGCAGTCCACAAAAAAGCCTGAGTGATGTGAATGTGAGCATATCTTTGCATACTCATTAATCAGCATATTTGCACAGTGTGTGACAAAGGATGTAAGACCCCAGGAAACTCGAGGGTATGAAAGAAAGGAGAGTTTCGTCAGCATGACTGTCAGCCTCGTTGCTACCCATGATTGCACCTACGTAAAGAACATTCACTTCCGCTCTTCCCTGCGTTACCCAGCCATCACCACAGCAACCACTAGTCACACATCCCCTGCTCGTTCCGAACAGATATGGGGGTGGCGCACACTCCCACAAGGGAGCCCAGCTGTCTGGTTGAAGGCGTTTTTGCAAAAACACGTCTGCACTGACCCACACATGAGAGTGGGCAAAGTTCAGGCTGAAACCCAAGACTGAACCACATGACACTAAACACAGTGTGCGTTTGAGTGTTTCTGCTGGCGAAAAAGCGAAACTGGAAAGAGTTCATACTTTCATACCCCATTTTCTTCCTTTGCTTTATTATGTTAATTTGGATGCTGCCTATAGCATAGGTTCTTTTGTGAGCTTTGTGAATTctaatacactcctgatcaagtTGAAAAttagcaaagttttttttagcaaGTTTTCAACTCAACAATGGTGATCAGGAGTGTATCTTACATGACAGGTTTCCTGTTAACTGATGGTGCATGATAATGCGGCTCTATTGTCAATCATTCAACTGCTGCAGATGCCTCTcctcatatttcaactctatgagCTCTTTAATCGGGGAGCTATTTAACATGGTCATCAATTACTTTCTTCACTCCCAGCTATCAGGGCTTAATGTGTTTAGTCTGTGTTttgaaatctgtttttaatcatCAGCACAAAGATTAGTGTGCAGTTAATTCACAATTATGTTGCTCTTATCCCTCGTTACATCACAGACTCTGATTCAGTTGGAACTACCtaatgcttttctttttttaatgttttgcttttgtatCTTGTTTAACATCTGAAACATTACAAGCCTGACATGttgctatgtaaaaaaaatagttaacaCTAATTTGTGTCCTGTGATGTTCAAGACATATATACTTTTGTTACTGATTTTGCAGTATGAATTTATGAAAAACTTGAtcaagtagtagtagtgtttTAACCACAATGAAGTGGCAGATAATATAACGAGGCGTGAGGTGCTCAATGAAGCATTTACACCTGACATTACTCACCAGAAACGGGTTGGCTCTGTTATCTTTTCGCTAATGTCTTTTTGCTCTCCTGTGGTAGTTTCCGTGTGACACCACTTCATACACGCAATGAGGTTTGTCGTATTAAACTTCCCCATATCCACTCAGCTGCAATGTCAGTTGACATCACTCCTGCTTCTTGCTGCTTTGTTAGCACCCAAGCAAACACTGATTTTGTCATTACACGGGCTCTATCTCGTCGCTGAGGCTGAGTCAGGAGGCAACTGCTTGTATCAGAGTGCCAAAATCTGATATATGAGATGCAGGCTGATATAAACCGATATTGGGACATCCATAAAGTGTATGTAGGTTGTTGCGCTCCCTGTTATTTGCAGTGGGTGTTTTACCCGTTTTACTATGGGTGTGTTGTTTGTGTAGATGTGCATGCATTTGTCATTGATCGTTGTATTTTGGTGACATCAGGTCCACACTGACAGACTATAGTTCTATTCGCTTCTATTTTTAAGCACCTGGGAGGCATGATCCGGATCTGTGGACATACAAttcaatgtgtttttgtttgtctttgctCTGCCATAAGCCATTTCAGATTGTGCCAATTTGGAGCAAAATAATATCAGTCATGTCGTGAACGGTGCACCCTAAATGTATCCTAATGCAGTTACTTGTGgcatattatattgtataatatatatatgatatacgtatactatattataatatactgtatagtcaACATCATTACTTAAACGTGCTGTCCTTTGTCTTTCAGGTACAGCATCTCCTACATTCCTTTTGCCAGGTAAGACCCCACGTTTTTATCTTGAAGCTCTGAGCAAAAGAACTCTAAGTGATACTGGtggaaaaaacatgtttttatttatttctaaaatgtccCTGCACCCTTTTCGTTCCCCATTTGACAGTaatcctcctccctcctctggCACTTAAAGTCCAACAAATGGCCGCTTGTTGTTTCACACACTGTGATGACGTTTGCTTTATCCCTACTAgcaacattattttttcatttagtaAAGCTCTGTGGCCCAGATTTGCACCTTCCGCTGTGATACTGTCACATCACTGTAATTAGTTCATCTGTAGTAAGGGAGAGCCTCCAACGAACATTTTTGATTATATCTAGACACATGCTCAAAATGATTATTCATGGTAGTCTTAATGACATAAATCTGTCTAATTCACGGTAGTCACACAGTCGATCAACCTTGCTCTTGATAACATCCTGACATTACcactgtgtgttgtgttgtgactGTTATAAAAGCAAGATAATATTACTCGGTTCATTTGTCACATTTCTCCATATGACCAACCTCCAAGGCAAGCATGAGGtgcaatgttgtttttccaATCCAGATGAGGGCAGGATTATGTCTCGTTTTGGACAGAGACCTCCCCAACAAAGCctaactgtgtgtgttttggtgaCCCTATAATCCATCCTAACAGCTGAGAAACCTGCTATAACCTCCCTTGTTTCCCCATCCCCCATCCCAAATGctgacaacaaaacaaagaccATCTAGCGTATACAGCCCCTTCCAGAAACCAAATTCCTGAGGACAAATGTTTGATGGCTTATTATGGGCTTGCTGTtgatatattcattaatttgacTACTTTACTACTGCAGATTCAAATGAGCTTGTTTCCTGCTTTCAACCATTAGTCATTATTTGGGAGGTTATTGTTAGATATATCTATCgctgtatatttttgttaattaaatGTTCAAATTGTGTATtgaggtcacacacacaaacaccacatgGCAAGTGGATTTGatcctttaatgtattttacCCTGCTGCCTGCTCATAAGCTCCCTCACCTAAAGACTGAGGTAGTGAAATGTGCACTTCGCAACGTGCTTTGAGGCTTTGAGGTTGTAGTTGCTCTACATTTTCATAAGCATTGGGGGAGGTCTCCTAGgtgcattatttattcatggagCTATGAGGTGATGCAAAAAATAGCatcaagagaaaataaaaactaaCCTGAGGCAGTTAGGATGCTGGTATGCACAACCAAAGGTACAGAAGGAGCTTGTCTCCTTTCTTGCATATTGACCTCCCCTCCCCCAGCCAGGCGATGATTCACCCCCCTTTTCTCCTTTTAACCTTGACGGGCTTCACACCTCCTCCACTGAAATGTAACTGTGGCTGCAGGCAAAGTCTGCATAGCAACACACAGTTCATGGCTAGAACGAGGGAAATGGAGATGGCAATGGtctgtggttgccatggtgatgactCTTCTTGCATCATCACTCAACACAGTCACCTGGCGAAGGGGAGCCGGACATCATTCCGAGCATGTGGAGCTTCCCCGCCACAACACACTCTCTTATTCATGAGGGGCCCCCCACACAAATGATGGCAGCAAAGGGTGAAAgtgcttttttgtcatttttcatttaatacGCATGACAGCATTTTGTCCTCTGGGGTGTACTGTATGCCCATTCATTCCTGTGTCATTCTGACTTGTGTTCAGTCATGGCCGCTGTTTGTGTCTCTGTATGATTGTAAAGTATAACTATTTATTTAGAGATAGATTTACCATTTTCTCTTGCCCTCTCCCAACAGGGATGCTGTGATGAAATGCTTCACAACCTGTCTGAGCTAGGATTCTGGAGTCCACAAAGTGACGTGAAGCCTGGTCCTAATATGCAAATGCCAGAACAGTAACTCTGTAAAatatttctttgcattttttgttgCCCCTTAAACAATCTATAGTGATATTGCTTTATGACAGTCTACCTTAAATAGATTATACTGAATGGTTTTATATACAGGATGAGTGCCTTTAATgcttaatatatttaaatattgatttgATATCTCAGAGTGGTTGATAATTCTGAAGTGGTAAATATTACTTTGCAGTGCATtggaaaatataacaataatgaattTATGTCTTACACCACTATCTAACATCATACATTTTCTGTTCAATTTTATTCCGATCAGCACACACAAATGCTGacaaagttcattttcattgtctTTAAATGAGCAGTTTATGTATAACGATGCTGTCggctattttttatataatataattacaggATTTCCCCTTGGGTATTTGAGGCTCTGCTTTAGTGATTCTACACTTGCATCTTTAATGTCCACAGCTCTTGAGCTTTTCCAGTTAAACGGAGTAGGGGAAAAAACGCACCATATGTGTAGTCTATGTGTATGTGAGCATATTGTACATTAGCCCCTTCCCCCAACGCagcaaattacattaaaatagagTATTTTAAAATTTGATTTCCTGCCAGATGCCACAATGGCCTAGTTAATTACGCTTTCCTGAATAATGTGGTTTTGGCGTGACCCAATAACCCAACATAGCTTCCAACGGGATCCCTGCACTGCTTCAGCATGATAGCCTTTGAGGATAGAGTTGTCATGACAACCTCTTCTGGAGGATTCATTACTTCAGTCTACCCCCATCTGAGGTGCAGATGTTCATAGTGACGAGAATGCACATGCATTTTTATAAATCACATCCATGAATATATGTTTGTCTTATACCTACATGGTTTTAAAGATGTTATATACATTACAGAAAGCCACAGTGTCTCAATTTCCATCTTTCTTGGTACCAACCAAACCGCTTTACTGTGCTTCCTGTTTTGCAAGTCCTCATGTCGTTTCATCAGGCGCTTGCAAAGTAGGATTATAGACAAAGTATCCCTTTAGTACAACTCGTTCAAGTAACTTGTTAAATAACAAGCAAATCCCTCTGCACCATACCCTCTTCATGTAATCTGCAAGATCAAATAATGCTCTAGAATGAAGGAACGcctgttgttttttgtgatcaGTTTTTTTGGGGATTAAAAGTTTGAGGATATATCCTGACCTCTGCAATCTGCCAGTGTCTCAACTGTTTCCTGCAGCATTGTTTAATCCAGAGGTCAGAGTGAAGcaatcctacacacacacactataccagcctttaaaattaaactttaataaaataaataaagtgggaaaacaatgaaatacaacccaaactttttttggacatcaaaatcatacaaaagtattttttgtagTCATTTATGTTCACGTGTGCTTCTTGCTACTTATTCCTGTTCATGAAGTGGTCATCTGTACAATGAGGTATTGCAATtgtcatttataataaattacatGTTGCTTCAATATGAAATGCCTTGCAAATTGTGAAAGAAAATgcgttttttaataaatgtgtacattcaTATGCAATGTTCATTTCCTCAAGCTCTCTTTGACTCAGTCATGGGATTGTCTGGGTATTGAAAACACAAGTGAGTAACAGAATATTGCAGGCCGTTTATATattactgtttgtttttcattggctTGCAGGGTCGGTAGAATCACAACGGGCAATCGACACGCATCAGTAAATTGACATTTCAGCCAATcttaaatgactgaaatgatcAAATCACTTGTGCGTGTCATTTTGTGGCTGACATGGTTTGTTACATTAGGTGCACCTCATGCGAGCATCTAGCtttagccacattttttttaaatttacgaAAGACAATTGGTACAAATTGAGctttttgttttaacattttggaTTTTGCAGTGGGAGCAGTACAGTGTAATGCCTAACATGTCTTCCTTGCAGTCAGGACATCTGGGTTCCAATATACTATACTTTGGCTTCAcccaaaagctaaaaaaaaagttaggcTAATTGGAGATTTTAAATATATGTGTCCTGTGGTTGACATGCCAATGCATTGACATATTGTAATGACCCTAATTAGGACGAGGGAAAATGGAGGGGCGGATATTTTGGGTAGAACTGTACTGGGggctgtttttaatatttttcatgCATCCAGACTTGACGTGAAAAATATTTGAGGCCAAAACTACCTCGTCTTTAAAATTGCATAATTTTCTATGAAGCCCTTGTATCGGATCAGTACTTATATTTTGCAACGTGACAGCAGCAGAAAGCAAGCAGATCCCACTCATAGTGCTTTTGCGCATGTATGATTCATACTTTGTTGCGTGTGTGAGGTATCTCTCAACGGAAGTTAATAGTTTGTGACATCACCGCCTCCTCCCCGTGTCTTTGTCTGGCGTTTCTCCTGACCACGCCCCCTCACCAGCGCCAACATAAAGGCGTGGACTGTGCGTGTCCTCAGCATAATTCCCAGTTTATGCACTGTGGACAACAGGTGCACTCCTGTGGATGATGCTACTCGCGTCCACTCTGAAGCAGCACTTTTTGCACATTcttttgttacattttacatACTGAAGAAAATGCCTTTCCCGCCGATCAGCCTCCATCAGAAGATCTCCTCTCCTGGAAGGGAGTTTTTCGGGAAAAAGAAAGCCAGTGGAGTGCCCCCCGTCAGTGGGGACAAGAGAGAAACTGTGAAGGAAAAGCAGACCTCATCTTGGACCTCAGCGAATTTAAGGAATTTGGGGCGCAGGGCACAGCAGGATAAGACTAAGTCCCCCTCACAGAGTGGTGGCCAGGAGGTGCAAGAAAAATGCTCCTGGCAGCCCACCACCAAAGCTCAAGTCTCAACAGCGGGAATAAGGCGCTCATCCTCCGTGGACTCCGGCAGACTCCTTGCAGGCAATGATGACGGGAAGAAGGAGATTCGGTTCACGCTCAGCCTCACTCCGGAAGCCATCCTGGTCATCCAGAAGCGAAACCTGGAGAAACAGATGCTGGCGAAGCAGCAGAAATGCTGCGCATCTGCAGACTTTCGGCACAGGCGCGTCTTTCCTTCAAAAAAAACGCACGGTAGTTCCAAGGGCGCGCAGGTGTCTAAAGTGGAAGAGGCGGAGCATCAGGACATCACAGCCATCGTTAAAATCTCTCTTTTGAACGACCAGTATAAGTATGACGATGTGGAGTACGAGGAGGAGGACGGAGACGTGGACGAGACTGTAGTGAGGAAGTGTAAAGAGTGGCTCAAGGGCGTCGAAAGTGCCGCAGCTTTGGGGAAAGTCGACAAACTTAGTTCACTACCGCACCTTAAAGGCTGCTGACAGCTGGACTCAAGCCATCAGTGACTCATCCTCATAAATGTGCACTGACCTGCTGCAGTGCAATGCTCAAGTCATTGATTTCCTGGAATGAAACCAGAGGAATGTTTGTAGCCTACTTGTGGTGGAATACTTTCCTGGATGATTTGAAAGACTTTAATCTCTGTGCCTTTTGAATCATTTATTGGAAGTTTCAATTCAGTGACTTTTGCAcatgacatgtttttattttcagtcaGGTGACTTTACGTAAAATAACCCCAACAAttgggttttatgctgctgaaacaaaaatgttttcctcCCTTCTATCCTGTACAGTATTTAATACTAAATATTTGTACTGGCCACTGTCATTTTGATGCCATTTGAAGTAAAACATTTTCTACTGTCCACACACAGCTTTTTACCAACTTGATTGTGCCTCTGGATGTCCCATGGTGCTGTATTTTACGGCTTTCCAGTGAAATGTCACATCAGCCTAAAGTGCACTACGACCTTTACAGGTGAACTGACTTTGACCTTCGCTAAACTTGAATGCACAGCCGACTGTTCACTGTTTCAGAACGTTTTGCATAGATTGCTACTCACTACCAAGGagctgaacaaaacaaaattggtATTTAAACAATCCTCAAATGGGATGTTCTCATGTGAAAATGGTCACTGAGCTAAGAGTTTTATCGGGAGGTTGCAACAGAGACTGGAAGAGCTCAGCAATCAGTTCAGAAAGTACAGAAACATTAAACACTTGAACATGTACATATGTTCACAGAAGGCCAGGTTAAGTTCACCAGGACTTCGTCCGTCCTGAAATTTGTGAGTGTGAGTAGTGTTTGTTACACTTTGGTAGCATATCAAAGGCACTTTGTTGCCAATGTAGCTGCTACCTTGGGCCATGTGGGCATTAGTTTACAAACTAAGCCTCTTAGATTTCCTGTTAAGCAGTGTTGACCAGTGTACTGTCTGGGCCAGGTGCCTGATCGCCATCAGAAAATTGCCTCCAGACTTTTTGTATTAAGGAAATGCTGCACCTCACTTCCAGAGAGCATCTGCAACATTTCAATTTTCTTTACAGTGTGTACAATAATCAATAGGTATGCAAAAGTACTCCTTGTTCAAACCTAAGATAAACAAATTCATGCAACTTTGACATATTTGAACTGACAACAAAGATTGTTATGTGCAGAAGCCTCTTTGGTAAGAAAATTATGTCTAATCTTAAGACATATTCACTTTGAAGTGTCAAAAACGTGTATTTTAACCTTCA
The window above is part of the Doryrhamphus excisus isolate RoL2022-K1 chromosome 20, RoL_Dexc_1.0, whole genome shotgun sequence genome. Proteins encoded here:
- the sft2d1 gene encoding vesicle transport protein SFT2A yields the protein MDKLRRVLNGREENEELGLTSQVLDATSLSYSTRVKWFVICFAVGILCSILGSALLFLPNGSKLFAVFYTLGNVAALSSTCFLMGPLKQLKRMFEPTRLIATIVMLLCLILTLCAVFWWKRNGLAIIFCILQFLAMTWYSISYIPFARDAVMKCFTTCLS
- the prr18 gene encoding proline-rich protein 18, whose protein sequence is MPFPPISLHQKISSPGREFFGKKKASGVPPVSGDKRETVKEKQTSSWTSANLRNLGRRAQQDKTKSPSQSGGQEVQEKCSWQPTTKAQVSTAGIRRSSSVDSGRLLAGNDDGKKEIRFTLSLTPEAILVIQKRNLEKQMLAKQQKCCASADFRHRRVFPSKKTHGSSKGAQVSKVEEAEHQDITAIVKISLLNDQYKYDDVEYEEEDGDVDETVVRKCKEWLKGVESAAALGKVDKLSSLPHLKGC